A stretch of DNA from Acanthopagrus latus isolate v.2019 chromosome 7, fAcaLat1.1, whole genome shotgun sequence:
TCAGTTCTGTAAATCATACACTGCAAGCAGGTTCTCAAGATACCTCCACTACAAGGTCATAAGCATGAAGTATAATACTGTTTAATGagtttgaatgaatgaatttgtgttttaaaaaatagcgGAAGAGGTGCCATTCCTGGCGAAAGAATAGGAAATCACCTGTACATTTAATTCCAAGTTTATGGTTTTGATTGTATAGTATTACTGCtttcttttatcagtttttaaatcCAAAACTCATTTTAGGCAGTTCACAGTAATGCAGTACAACAAAGCAGCCATAcaattgtaaaatatttttgttcCCGTGATTATATGGAAGATTTGCTGTCAGAGTGCAGCTCTTTGCTCAGGCAGCAGAGGTTTTATTAGTTACTCAACTCTTGGTTGTAACAGGGAAACAGTAAATGCACTGAATATTTATCTCAGTAGGTTTGCCTACAATGCAAATGATGACAAAGTGTTACATGTATAATGCTTAGACTATTAGAACAGATGTCTGATATATCattgccattttaaaaaaaaatacaaatgttttatttgatctgGACGAATCTTCCAATTTAAGTATTAACTTTATGCTGTGAGAAAGTCATACAAAAGGACGCCCATTTCAAAACAAACCCACATGTGAGAAAAATGGAAGACGCTCATGCAACCTAACAATGCAAAATCACAAAGCTACAgcaagtttcatgtttttcacgTCTTGGTGGTTTTAGTGACACTCAGGTCTGGAAATGAAACGTTTTAggattctgttttttgtttttttattttcagttacaAGGTTATATGTGAACACTGTTCTTTTTGATATTATGTGGTTGCTTTATTCTCAATTAAAGTCAATAAATATTTTAAGAAAACGCTCTTTGTGCAGCTTGTTTTGATGGAACTTCAGTGCTGCAGGATTGAGGGTGTTGAAGGAAATTGGTATGTTTGATTGGCTACTAGGTGGGCCAATGAAATGCCTTGtagctcagccaatcagagctctgcGGGGGAGGGCTCTATCTGTATCTGCAGTGGCTGTGGCAGTTATCGGGGAATGCAGGAAAACCGACGTAGTGCGCCTGCGGAGCGAGACTAGGGTGGACGACAGACAGGAAGGTAAGcagttttaaacaaaagaagagCATATGTTCGTTTTCTGGCACCGAGGCGTTTCGATGATGCCGTGAAAGACGACTGTATGTGGCCATCGGTTAGCAAAACTCCCCTCATAGCCGCAAATTGTTGAAAGTAGCGGTTAGTTAGCATCAGCAACGGCTAAACAAAGATGGCGACTCCGTAACTGAAAGAATGACGCAGTAAAGAGAGGCGGGCTAAACGTCGGTGTGGCGCCTGGTTAGACTCATTCAAGACGGAGAAATTCATTTATTCTACGTTTTTACAtgtatcaaacacatttttattcctAACGTTAGTCAGGCTTTAACCGCCTTTTTATATGTAcaagttgtgtttattttcataatgtATATTAACTCGTAACAAAGTTGACCAGTGTCCAGTCTGACATGCCACCTGATCCGGCACCGCCTGCTTTACTATTATTTGACAACTTTCATTCATGTGGGGTAGACTGTTTGAAACACGGTGTTATCAGTATGGATAAACATAGTTATGTTTGTatcctgtgtgttttgaaaTCAATAACTTGTATACCTTAATATTTCTGACCTTTGGACCCAGTTTATTGCTGAATAAGCCACGCGGATCTCTGAAATGTGGACATGTGTAATCCTGTCTCAGAACAGCCTCTCACAggacatttctttgtttttgattgtaAAATGTAGTTTGTGTACCTCATAGCCTCCCTGTTCCATTACTAGCTAATTTATTCTGTCTATAGAATAACAATAAACGTACAGAAACGttccctgtgttttctcctAACACAGTAATAGTTTCAGAGGTCTTGTTCTGTCGGACCAGTTCTGCACAATAGACAAGCTTGATGTCTGTCTagaatattcacaaaacacaaaataatgattcaGATATTCACTGAATGAACAATCCACTGAAAAACTAGATTATCAATAACTCGTTTTGAGTAGTGAATTGTCAGTGCTAGACAAGAACTCCTCACATTCAAGCATAATTGTGGGAATGTCTGGTAGTTTTGTGCCAATATCTGTAAAGTATAGGGCATAGACATCAGAtgtccatttttatttcatttcgttgttgtcgttgttgttgttgtttttaactgaGCTATATTACAAATCCAAAGATAGTCATTTTACTGTTCTATTtagcagagaaaagcagaaaatcctcacattcgAGGAGCTTCAAAAGCAGtgtttgcaatttttttttctctcaagaAATCAAATTATTAACCAATTATCAGAATGGATGATTAGACTATGGTTCTGTCAGTCGGCTAATCAATCTGTAGATTAACTGTTTCAGTGATCATTATTCTTGCAGACGATGAACAGGATACGAATCCACGTTTTGCCTTCAAGCCGGAATCGGGTGGCCCAGACACCCCGTCCTCAGGAGCCCCAGGCATGCGCCTTCACCCAGCGACCGTGCTCCCAGCCCCGCCTGGAAGGCCTGGAGTTTtgcatcaaacacattttggagGACAAGAACGCTCCATACAAGCAGTGCAGCTATGTCTCTGCTAAGAACGGCAAGCGCTGCCCCAACGCTTCACCGAAGGTCGAGAGGAAAGATGGGTGAGTTGAAAGTTTAAACAGCAGACCTCAGCTCAATTCATGTCTTGTTGTGAAAAGTAATTTCCAGGTGGACAGAAGACACAATCTCTACACATCTAGTAACAACCCTACCTGCATTCTGATATTTCTTCTCCAATTTTTAGAGTAACGTTCTGTGCAGAGCATGCTCGCAGGAATGCCATGGCTCTCCGAGCTCAGATGAGGAAGCCGCTTTCTGGTCCGTCCCCTGAGGTACTGTTGTCTCAGCTAAGTGGATACAACCGTGCAGAGGCGCACGGTGTCGAAGGAGGTCGTTCTGAAGCTAACCGCATTTTAGGTAAGTCTTACCGAGGCTGAAATATATGCCTCTTTATTGCAGTTAATCTCATGTACAGTGATTTATATAGTATGATAGCGGTAGAATGATGGGGGATATTTTTCTTGTAGTGCATTTTGAACAAGTTTGTATGTTATTGTaatgtttgattacatccacTCACAACAGATGAGGACAGTCTCAGTGAAGAGGAACAGGGTCCCTTGGTATTAGACCAGACGTGGAGAGGAGACCCTGACAGTGACGCAGACAGCATTGACAGTGATCACGAGGATCCGTTGAAGTACGTTGAATTATCTGACCATCTCTTGCTTTTGATTTAAACTCATTGCTGCGTTATTAAGGATCCTGCTGGTTTTCTTGCAAGGCTTTTCCTACTCAGTTTCTGATTGACTTGCATCTATCGTTTTTGGGGTGACTAAAGTCTTTATATCAGCTTCTTGCCCGTGCAAAAACTACTTAAAAATGTTGGAATTCATGTAAGTGGACATAAAGAGGGAGAGTTTGGTGAGGCAAATGTCCATGGTAGAATCAGGTTCTCGGCTGACCTCCCATGTTTTACACACCCCTCGGTGCCCTGGTAGTCCACTGGAGGTCAGTGGGCCATGATGACTTTACCGTTTAATCACAACACAAATGAGACAAGAATTAGCTATCTACTCTGCCGTTTTCCTAGCTGTATGCTCAGTGGTTTTCTGGTATGAATGGgttgtatgtgttttttctaGCAGTGCATTTTTAAGCTTCATTCGGAGCCACACAGTTTGAGTATAACGTAGACAAACCAATCAGACGAAGTAGGGCAAGTCTTGTGAGTAAACCAGTGGCAGCCATAATAAATGCACATTGTTACATTTATTAGAGTGAAGTTGGATGCTGCTCAGACATTCATCAGTAATTGCCATGACTCAGTTCGAACTACAGACTTATCTTCAGCGGGTTTTGGGTTTGTAGTGTGATCACACAGGAAAATCTAAAGTCAGAATGCCGTTGTCAGCATTGTCCAATAATGTGATgcacaaagagaagcagaaccACTCGGCtgcaaaaagagaaacaaatctCTGAAATCTCTCTGATCTTCTTGCATAGCTGTAACATGGCTCCATTCCAATGAgtgtatttatctgtttttgtttctgcagacaTGCTGGAGTGTACACTGCAGAGGAGGTGGCGCTCATCACTCGCGAAAAGCTCATTAGACTTCAGTCGCTTTACATTGACCAGTTCAAACGCCTGCAGCACCTGCTTAAGGAGAAAAAGCGCCGATACCTTCACAACCGCAAAATGGAGCATGAAACTCTTGGTAAATATGTGACCATTTAATTACTAACTAAACATTTCTCCTTTGATAGCGTGGTAACGAATTGTTTCATGTCCACATGGCCTCGCAGCCCTCagcaatatttgtgtttgttcatgttgtcAGGGAGCAGTCTGCTGACAGGACCCGAAGGCCTGTCcatgaaggagagggagaacTTGAAGAAACTCAAAGCTCTGCGCCGATACCGTCGTCGGTACGGTGTGGAAGCCCTGCTGCACCGGCAGCTTAGGGAGAGGAGGCAGGCTGTGACCGAAGGAGCTCCTCAGGTGAGACCCCATCACAGTTGAAATTAGTAAAACTTGATAAGCgtttgaaaagatgtttaaaggTCAGGtcaccaaaaaattaaaatttacaaacatttcattCGCATTTAATGGTTTAGAGACGTGATACATGGGATGATGGAGCTAtcttgtgtgcatgtggatTTAAACTCTAGGGCACTTTGCCTTCCCAGAAACAACTACATGGTTACAGTTTCTCAGCTTAAACTGTTTTCACTGGAACAGAATTactaatgaaaaacacagtcatCCCTAATGAAAACTGTAGCAGCAAAGGGGCCTCAGTTTGCCAACAACTGCTTGATGTAATATATTCTGTGAGATACTATCTCTGCAACTCGATGACAGTAGATATAGAAATTTTTTTTAGGGCTGTAATGATACATGTATTGAAACTGAAATCGCAACACTCAGATCCACAAACCTGTCTCATGGTGTGAGAAGGCAGAATTGCGACACAACCTCCAGTCCAGATCCAGCCCTATGAGCTATAagtagcccctttcacacagacgCCGCGTGATTGatatcctggaaagtgacaaagttacgtttttctctctaaattacataatcgccatcagtaaacgggtcgctgtctgactctgtcactcgcgaggacagaagctgttttctgggggaaagtttaCTAAAGTCTtggtcaggagggctgaccgccgcagagatgttttttttttcattagacaCTCAAAAAGaggctgttttttgggcagagtcaggaggacagacgtTTCTCCACGTGCAGCTgcgtttttttgggggttttttttcccctcgttgccaaagacagttacagttactacgttacctTACTTTGGttttgtaatgttgctttgtgagacatttctatttatttagttgagtgagggacctgtgcaaTTATCAGACCATCCGATAGACACGTATCGAATCGAACCGTGGCTCAAATCTTGATACAAACGAAACCGAGCACTGAGTACCACAGACAAAATGGCATTTCCATTCTTCCATTGTACTGCAGTGAAGGCTGAAATCTCAAAACCTATTTTTATATGTAGAAGATGTGAGGTTTCTCATAGATTCATGCCATAAAATCCAGTGTGGTAGAGCACAGAGCCAAAACGTAAAAGATGACAGGAGAGAACGccctgttttaaaaaaaaaaaaaaggaaaaaaaaacatgattcatttCATATATATGTGAGCCTTTATCCATGAAATGTTGCAGGGCAGTTGTGTCCTCAAGTATGTTGATTATTACAGTGAAAGAAGGATGAGacttatttttgattttgagtttATGCTCCACATATTTGAGTGCTACAGAAAACCCATCTCATGAAACACATCTGGAAGACAAGAATGCCTGAGAAAAGATTCACTTTTactttggggatttttttttggttagttGATGGTATACAGGGATGATTATGTTCTTTATGGATAAGTATACTTTTAAAGGaaataatgttgtttgtttatctttCATTTGTTGTAGCCACACACGAGAACAGCGTTAGAGAAGTGCATCTCCTTTGTGGAGGGAACCCGGTGTACCAACCCCTGCCTGCCTATGACCCGGCACTGTGTCTCCCGTATCCTCAGTTATGTTTTCAGCTTGAGTTTGACCACAATACTATGACCTGTTTATATACAAGTaatcacagatgtgtttttgtgcatatatttagaaaaaacCTCTCTGGTCATCCAAACACTCCTTCATCTTTCCCTTTTGAGTCATCTTCACCATGGCCCTGATCAAGACCAGCAGCTTGCAGTAGCTGCTGGTTTCAAAGGGAGCCTATAGAACCTCCTTCCTGTGGTCTGTTGATTTCTCCCAGAGTAACACAGGAGCTGATCTGTTCAGTTGGAAGGAACAAAATCCCTTCCCGACATGCATTCATTCCAACTATTCATACGTAATCTAATCTTTCAGTGAAGTGTGATGTTTATCAACAGGATTAACACTGAggtttcctctgtgtctgcaaCAAAATAGTTTTATTGCAAGCTTTGTGTTCTGTGTGACATTTCTTACAAACTCTGCTAAGAATTAGTGCTCAGTCAAAGTCACTAACCAGTTTTACAAAACCACCCGGGCATGCCAATAATACCGTCAACATGAAGCTGCTTTAAGGCTTGAGAAATAATTATAGCAAGATCATTTTCAATGATTGTAGAAGCTGAGTGCAGTTTTCTTCATCCGTCTTATTCttgtgcttgttgttgtgtttgtgtgtggacaTCATGTGCTGTTGTCCTTGACAACCAGGCCCTCAGACATCTACCAGGACAGCAATCAggtgcttttcaaaatgtgtccaGGCATGAAAGATGTCCCATGTGACCGTACCGTGCACATGGGTCAGTCTGACGATCCACGCTGCCCGCTTCACCTCACCCTGCCTCCCCCCATGTACCAGCCTGAGCAGGAGCCTCCACCACAGGAGCAGCTCACCGCTGCGAGCAGAGACATGTATCTGAGTGCAGCAGAGCTTCAGCCCACAGAGAGCCTTCCCCTAGAGTTCAGTGATGTACGTAGAGATGATGTTCCCCTAACACACTCCTCTAATGTGTATATGCATTGtaacaaaaatgttatgttCAACAATTATTAGTTGATGGTGTTTTGCCTGTGCAGTTTATTCTGTTGGTTCAGCagggatgataaaaaaaaaaagaaatcagtgaaCCAAAATCTGTTAGTAAGAGCCATGTGAGAACAGTCACTCTACTGGTTAGATACTTCTGGGGCAGGAGTAAGAAACGAAAGAAAGAACAGTCCTGAAGCTGCTCCACGCTTCTCAAATACCAAATACAAATGAAGatgagatgattaaaaaaaatgtataattagtcttttttttttttttaatctcaacGCTAAGATTCTCAATTTGTGTAACATTTACTCACAAAGTCACAAGAACAAGAGTTCTGGCTGTGGAGGGCAGCAGTAGAGTTGCACTgttggagacaaaacaaacgTAACAAATCAAAGACAAATAATAAATTGCTGAGTcattaaatatcaaaacattcatcagcatttaaaacacacacaggtgtctTTCCCCACACGCCGTTAAGGatcattttaaatgcaacaaCCTGCTCCTTAACATTTAGGTAATGTTGTAACTAATTCCAAGCACAGGAGcagaataattaaatgtttttttggactTTGGTCTAGACAATGGAaataatgctgcattcatgtaCTCCCCGAATGGTCCCACTTCCGAAGTTTAGAAGTCATTTTTCCGATTTAGGTGTGATTACATGTGTCAAGTCAGAATGTGAGAGCAACGTGGACGAAATCACCCAGAGCGTTTAAACAACcaatttaaagctgttttttttcagaatttgaCAAGGAACAGCAAAGTAAATGGATCATGTAAGCcttgaaatgtatttcataGATATGCATATTACTGTCAACCCAGTGTTTTTCAACCACCATGTTTCAAACATCATATGACAGCAACTTGTGTACCACAATTTTCTCAGATTTTCCAAGGTGTTGTTTTGACTTCGGGGGGGATTGTGAGAATTTTCCTATTTGGAAATGCGTCTTTCTGATTAGTCCAACACCACATGAATGAATTCACTGTAATCCTGGGATTGAAGATGGAAGTATACCAAGAATAGCCTTGTCAATAACAATATGCCAACGGTTGTCCTAAGTGCCATTGGGTCTGCCAGCAAGAAGCTATGGAAGAAAAGCGCTCATTTCCTCATATGAGCCAGAACTATTCAAACCCAGCGAGTCTTGTCTAAACAGGCTAATTGCCTCTTTCaccatcttttttctctcccataAATATTGTGTACACAGGTGAAAATTCAGGAAGGCATGAAAAAATAGGATCAAGTTTCCACCACAACAGAGCCGCTCCATTTGCTCCAAGAAAGCAACTCAGTCTGGTTCAACTCgactaaaaaaaacagtggtttGGTTATAGTGACTGGTGCAGACTCAACAACCAGACTGAGACTGCTTGAAAAGAAGGATCAGTGTCAGTTTTGTGTGATAGTGGGTATGAAACTAAAAGCTACAAGTAGTATTAAATTAAACTGCTGATTGTGAAGTGACAAAAGTGTATGTATATCCTCAAGCTGCTGTCGGTCATTTTAAATGCttc
This window harbors:
- the kansl2 gene encoding KAT8 regulatory NSL complex subunit 2 is translated as MNRIRIHVLPSSRNRVAQTPRPQEPQACAFTQRPCSQPRLEGLEFCIKHILEDKNAPYKQCSYVSAKNGKRCPNASPKVERKDGVTFCAEHARRNAMALRAQMRKPLSGPSPEVLLSQLSGYNRAEAHGVEGGRSEANRILDEDSLSEEEQGPLVLDQTWRGDPDSDADSIDSDHEDPLKHAGVYTAEEVALITREKLIRLQSLYIDQFKRLQHLLKEKKRRYLHNRKMEHETLGSSLLTGPEGLSMKERENLKKLKALRRYRRRYGVEALLHRQLRERRQAVTEGAPQPHTRTALEKCISFVEGTRCTNPCLPMTRHCVSHIYQDSNQVLFKMCPGMKDVPCDRTVHMGQSDDPRCPLHLTLPPPMYQPEQEPPPQEQLTAASRDMYLSAAELQPTESLPLEFSDDLDVEGDGMQGPPSPLQFDTALALEDQTIRAIAEAPMDILTGEDPDQVDLDASGQELSERDVDAIMDDQVVSEVVGGEEDTTDNSLQDVDTAAVDAPR